The following proteins come from a genomic window of Gossypium raimondii isolate GPD5lz chromosome 5, ASM2569854v1, whole genome shotgun sequence:
- the LOC105768387 gene encoding norbelladine synthase — MLKQFSLVFFVLLACYNGVNSQELKHITKELEVNAPASEAWELYRKLGLLKLIDLKLTNIFQSTEVLKGDGGVGTVVKLTFVPGNSSYTEKFTVMDDQRRVKETKGLEGDCLAIGCSVQILEFEIIEKSQNSSIIKSTISYAVKEEFQAKDPKPSIQIVEAIVQSSKKFLERNN, encoded by the exons ATGCTGAAGCAATTCTCATTGGTTTTCTTTGTTCTGTTAGCTTGCTACAATGGGGTTAATTCTCAGGAACTGAAGCATATTACGAAGGAGCTTGAAGTGAATGCGCCTGCAAGTGAAGCTTGGGAACTTTATAGGAAGCTTGGCCTCCTAAAACTTATTGATCTTAAGCTTACAAATATTTTCCAAAGCACTGAGGTTTTGAAGGGTGATGGTGGGGTCGGAACTGTTGTCAAACTCACTTTCGTTCCAG GGAATTCAAGTTATACAGAGAAATTCACTGTGATGGATGACCAAAGGAGGGTGAAAGAGACAAAAGGCTTGGAAGGCGATTGTCTAGCTATTGGTTGCTCAGTTCAAATCCTTGAATTTGAAATAATAGAGAAATCCCAGAACTCAAGCATCATAAAATCTACCATTTCATATGCTGTCAAGGAAGAATTTCAAGCCAAGGATCCAAAGCCTAGCATCCAAATCGTAGAAGCTATTGTACAAAGTTCCAAGAAGTTCCTTGAGAGAAACAATTAA